The DNA sequence GGTCGGGCCCCTGCGCGGGCCCCCTTTGTTCCCCAACCGATGTCTTCTTTGGAAGGAGGCCAGTCATGAACGCACTTACGACGCCGGAAGGCCGGTCCCGCAGTCGGCCTGCCTCAAGGGGTGCGGCAGCAGCGCTGGTGGCTGGAGTGCTGGTTCTCTCCGGCTGCGGTTCCGCCGGCCCGTCCAATTCCGGGCAGGCACCGCCGGCTTCCCTGCTGCCGCAGGCGACCGCCCCTTCCAGCGCCGCCGCCTCCACCCCAAACCCTTCCAGTCCTGGCAGCACGCGGCCGGGGGGCATCCCGCTCCGGCCAGCCACCCTGCCGGTGAACGCTCCAGCCCCGGTACCCACGTCGCTCACCGTGGCCGGCACGGCCATTGATATGCCGGTGGTGCCCGGGGGAGTGTCCACCGCAGCAGCGATGGAGATCCCGGACGTGTTCGACCGTGCCGCCTGGTACAGGTTCGGCCCCGCCCCCGGGGCGGCCGAAGGCGCCGCCGTCATCGCCGGACATATCGACACCACCTCGGACCGCGCGCCCTTCTCCGCCCTGAAGTCGCTCCCGGCGGGAACCATTATCCGCGTGGGAAGGGACGGCGCCCCCTCCCTCAGCTACCGGGTGGTGGGCGTGGAGCTGATGGCCAAGGACAGGTTCGACGGCGCGTCCCTTTTCAGGCGGTCAGGGCCCCATGAACTCAAGCTGGTCACCTGCGGCGGCAAATGGCTGGACGAGCGGATGGACTACAGCGACAATGTGATTGTCACCGCAGTCCCTGCCTGAACCGGTCCCCGCATGAACCAGTTCCTGCACAGCCGGTGGCCAGCCATGTATCTCGTCGCCGAAGCCGGGAGGGAGCCGCCCGTGACCCTCCCCGGCCGCGCGTCCCCTGGATGGGATGACGGGCTCACCGACTCTTTCCTGTCCGGCGATGAGCGCGCACTGGCGGCGGCCTACCGCGAGTTCGCGCCGCTGGTGCATACGCTGGCCCTCCGCTCCCTCGCGGACCGCGCGGCGGCGGACGACGTGACCCAGGAGGTCTTCATTCGGGTGTGGCGCTCCCGGAGCACCTTCAACCCGCAGGTTGCCCGGCTCCCGGCGTGGATTGTTGGCATCACGCGCAATGCCATCGCGGATGCCCAGCAGTCCTCGGCCCGCGAAGCGCGCAAAGCTTACGCTGCCGCGGGCGCCGGCCTGGCCGGGGACGCGGGGGCAGGAACGGAGGCCGCGGAAACGCTGGCGGACCGGCTGCTCCTGGACGGTGAACTGGAAAGGCTGGGTGAGCCCCAGGGGTCCATCATGAAGCTTGCCTTCTACGAGGACCTGACGCACGAACAGATTTCGCGGAAACTGGACCTTCCCCTTGGTACCGTCAAGAGCCACATCCGCCGCAGCCTGACGCACCTGAGAAGCAGATTGGAGGTAGACCATGCCGCATCTTGATCCGGAACAGTTGAGCCTCCTGGCGCTGTACGACGACTGGGACGACCCGGGCGGCCGGGAGCACCTCCTGGCCTGCCCGCAGTGCGCCGCCGACTACGCCGCCCTGCGGCGGGCGGTGGACGCGGTGAAGACGACGCCGGACACCAGCCTGCTCTCCGTGCCCGGGCCCCAGGTCTGGGCCGGAATCCACCGCGAACTGGGCTTGGGCGATTACGTCCGGGAGGACCCGCTTGCGGCGGGGGTGCCGGCGGAACCCGGGCCTGTGGAAGACGTTTCAGGGGAACGCGGGGCTGAACGTCGCGGGGCTGACGGAGGTGCCGCAGCTCCCGCCGGCACGCCCGCACCCGGGGACATTCCGACGTCGAACGTTGTCTCTCTCGGTGACAAAACAAGCGGCAGCCGGACAAGGCGAACCCCGACAGGGGGTGCCGGAACGGACAGTGCCCGGACGAGGGGCGCGTGGCAGCGACCCGGAACGTGGCTGGCAACGGCGGCAGCTGCTGTCCTGGTGGTTTTCGGCGCCGTCTGGGCCTTCAACCGCCCGCCCCAGCCCCAGGAGCTGGCGGCAACCCAGCTGACCCCGCTGCCGCAGCACTCCGCGGCGGGATCGGCCAAAGTGGTGGAGGCCAAGGATGGTTCCCGCAGCCTGGAGGTCAGCCTGGACAAGGATGAAGCCAAGGGTTACCAGGAGGTGTGGCTGATCGCGCCGGACCTTTCCAAGCTGGTCAGCCTGGGCGTCATGAACTCCACATCAGGAACGTTCCCGGTGCCTGCCGGACTTGACCTGTCCCAGTACCCGGTGGTGGATGTATCGGACGAGCCCATGGACGGCAACCCGGCCCACTCCACCATCAGTATTGCCCGGGGCACCCTCACATCCTGATTCGGGCCCGCGGGCGCACCCGCCAACCAGGCTGGACCGGCAGCGGGTCAGCGGCCGAAGTGTGAGTGCGGAGCACCTTCCGGAAGCCGCTCCAGGATGTCCTCGGCCACCTTGCGCACCTTGATGTTCCGGTGGCTTGACGCCTTGGCGAGGATGGCGAACGCCTCCTGGTAGGAGCACCTGTTCTGGGCCATTATCACGCCGCAGGCCACATTGATGGACGTGCGGCTGTCCAGGGCCGAGCGGAGGTCCGTGGCCAGCGACCGCGCAGTGTGCAGGTTGATGGCCATCTGCAGGCTTTTGGTTGCCAGCATCGCGAAGGTACGTGCCTCCGCGATGACCTGGAGCGGGAAGGCCTTCGAGTCCTGGGCGAAGAAGGCGAGGGCGGCCCTTGACTGGCCGAGTTCGCTGTTGCCGGGGATCCCGTCGTCGGCGGGAAGTTCTGCGTCCAGGCGGAGCCTGACCGCGAGGGCGCTGCCGAAGCCGGCCGCCTGCAGTTGGCTGGAATAGTGGCGCCAGCGGAAGTCCCCGTTCCTTTGGAGGACGGCCACGGGGTGGCCGCCTGCCATGACGTCGGTCACCGGTCCTTCGGCCGTTTCCCGTTCCCACTCCAGCAGGGTGACTACCTCGTCGGTGGTGCCGGTGACGGCGGGACCGCGTTTGGGCTGGTGAAGCACCAGGCCGCAGCCGACGTCGATGCCGGCGGTCCTGACCACGTGCGCGGCCGATGCCGCCACCAGCAGGTCCAGGGAGTCTGCCAGGGTCCGGGCGCCATTGACCAGGTCCAGCAGGAGAGCCGTGTTCTGTGGGTTTGCGTGCTCATGGCTGCCCTCCCCGGGCAGCGGTGTATTGCCCCTCCGGGAGAGCGGACGGGCAAGAGGGCCGGCGACGGCTGGGGGAGAGTCCTTGGTCTCGAAGGACTCCTCGTCGCCGGCCCCGCCTATCACCCGGGTCCGATGGACCGGGAAGCCTGCGCGGCCTATGTGTGGTGAACGATGCATTGCCGGTCTCACACCCCCCTAGTGAGCCAAGTACCGAGAGCCTGAAGGTCTTGTCTCTGTGAAAAAACCTAATGGGCCTCCGGTCCCCGGTGAATGCGTAGCTGGTACCTGTTTTTTCGATTAGGTAGTACTTGGAGGTTCCGGGTCCTGCGCTGTTTGGAGCGTCGCCGCAGGTGGGCGCGCCGCGGGGTCCTCCGGCCCCGGCTGGAACCTCGCGGCGGCGCCGCAGGCCAAACCCTTGACTCCCGGAGCGGGGCAACAAACAATATCTTCTATAACGTTGTAAAAACTACCCGAGGATATCCCTGTGACCCAGCCACAACCAGCCGCAGCCAAAATCACCATCGATCCGTCGTTCACCGTGGGCCCCGTCCGCCGTCGAACCTTTGGCGCGTTCGTTGAGCACCTGGGCCGGTGCGTCTACACCGGGATCTTCGAACCCGGACACCCGGACGCCGATGAGGACGGCTTCCGCAAGGACGTCCTGGAACTGACCCGTGAACTTGGCGTTTCCACCGTGCGCTACCCCGGCGGCAACTTCGTCTCCGGCTACCGCTGGGAGGACGGCGTGGGCCCGGTGGACCAGCGTCCCGCGCGCCTGGACCTGGCCTGGCACTCAACCGACCCCAATACCGTGGGCGTAGACGAGTTCGCCAGGTGGTCGGCCAAGGCGGGCGTGGAACCCATGATGGCCGTCAACCTGGGCACCCGCGGCGTGCAGGAGGCACTGGACCTCGTGGAGTACTGCAACATCGACGGCGGGACCGCCCTCTCCGAGCAACGCCGCAGCAACGGGGCAGGCAA is a window from the Arthrobacter sp. NicSoilC5 genome containing:
- a CDS encoding anti-sigma factor encodes the protein MPHLDPEQLSLLALYDDWDDPGGREHLLACPQCAADYAALRRAVDAVKTTPDTSLLSVPGPQVWAGIHRELGLGDYVREDPLAAGVPAEPGPVEDVSGERGAERRGADGGAAAPAGTPAPGDIPTSNVVSLGDKTSGSRTRRTPTGGAGTDSARTRGAWQRPGTWLATAAAAVLVVFGAVWAFNRPPQPQELAATQLTPLPQHSAAGSAKVVEAKDGSRSLEVSLDKDEAKGYQEVWLIAPDLSKLVSLGVMNSTSGTFPVPAGLDLSQYPVVDVSDEPMDGNPAHSTISIARGTLTS
- a CDS encoding class F sortase; translation: MNALTTPEGRSRSRPASRGAAAALVAGVLVLSGCGSAGPSNSGQAPPASLLPQATAPSSAAASTPNPSSPGSTRPGGIPLRPATLPVNAPAPVPTSLTVAGTAIDMPVVPGGVSTAAAMEIPDVFDRAAWYRFGPAPGAAEGAAVIAGHIDTTSDRAPFSALKSLPAGTIIRVGRDGAPSLSYRVVGVELMAKDRFDGASLFRRSGPHELKLVTCGGKWLDERMDYSDNVIVTAVPA
- a CDS encoding sigma-70 family RNA polymerase sigma factor codes for the protein MTLPGRASPGWDDGLTDSFLSGDERALAAAYREFAPLVHTLALRSLADRAAADDVTQEVFIRVWRSRSTFNPQVARLPAWIVGITRNAIADAQQSSAREARKAYAAAGAGLAGDAGAGTEAAETLADRLLLDGELERLGEPQGSIMKLAFYEDLTHEQISRKLDLPLGTVKSHIRRSLTHLRSRLEVDHAAS
- a CDS encoding ANTAR domain-containing protein; this encodes MIGGAGDEESFETKDSPPAVAGPLARPLSRRGNTPLPGEGSHEHANPQNTALLLDLVNGARTLADSLDLLVAASAAHVVRTAGIDVGCGLVLHQPKRGPAVTGTTDEVVTLLEWERETAEGPVTDVMAGGHPVAVLQRNGDFRWRHYSSQLQAAGFGSALAVRLRLDAELPADDGIPGNSELGQSRAALAFFAQDSKAFPLQVIAEARTFAMLATKSLQMAINLHTARSLATDLRSALDSRTSINVACGVIMAQNRCSYQEAFAILAKASSHRNIKVRKVAEDILERLPEGAPHSHFGR